The following proteins come from a genomic window of Paenibacillus sp. CAA11:
- a CDS encoding transglycosylase domain-containing protein — protein sequence MALKKEKNPDKQSLGSARKGRRVWKVLLWLFVLGLAGILFVGGAVFGYVSAIVKDDPVRSRTAIEEQISNSNVTGFVYFRDGTPIGQLLSEGDRRPVDYKEIPSIVIDAVLAIEDNHFYEHIGVDMKGTLRAVKERLLNESVQTGGSTLTQQLARRVFLNLDRTDNRKVKEMLLALRLERFLSKEEIITAYLNKVPFGNGSSGYNVYGIKAAARGIFGITDLKKLNIAECAYLAGLPQLPSAYSAFNGKGNFNEDAFKRAIKRQQLVLQRMLEENKITQAQYEEALAFDIKGALAPKAKKAYENYPYLMFETERQGAQIIAMLNNPTLKKSDLSKKENSQLLQDARQQLMTGGYQIYTTIDKKVYAAMHKVSDNPDNFSPTSKAKGLEQVAGIMIDHKTGAILGMIEGRDFYTEEMNYATQMVRQPGSTMKPIAAYLPALEEGLIQPASIIDDSPVILRNYHIPVNSSGGYKGLVTARTALNESRNIPALKLFNDKVGIEKAWAFAKKLGITTIQDEDYQAQTGVLGGLRYGVTVEELTNAYGSIANAGVFNDSYMIEKIVDPKGNVVYQHTPEPKRVFSKQTAYLMTDMLRTVISESGSTGHSIASDFKKYGQIPAVGKTGTTQNYADVWFEGYTPDVTLGIWIGYTEQVNTLTSDGKKRARKIWAKVMNEVTSSVPERFTTTSFKKPDGIVKKTVSGFSGLLPTALTQQAGKLNTDIFNVKYVPTKSDNVLVRAKYVTYNGVNYIPREGTPNDMVREKIVMRRDKPIKELIDDLQKAFSKMRGGHRDISYYIPRDAREDAPTKVDPRQDDGQAPSSPSNVSISASGGKATISFAKNGEKDVVGYRLYRSVNGSAFKHTESLLTGEGTKFGVSSASGSGYSYYVTAVDVAGKESAPSAVVSVDGSGTSAAPGTPDSKDPTGSGASLGDSTAPSTPEGLHGKLSDTGVVLTWSSNASDEMITGYNIYFSSNDGNYTLVGTSRTPKYEYSAATISGYFRVSAVSALGESGLSPSIRVEKS from the coding sequence CCCTTGGATCCGCACGCAAGGGTCGGCGGGTATGGAAGGTCCTACTGTGGCTGTTCGTGCTCGGTTTAGCCGGAATCTTATTTGTCGGCGGCGCCGTCTTTGGATATGTCTCTGCCATCGTAAAGGATGATCCGGTACGGTCAAGAACAGCCATTGAGGAGCAAATCAGTAACAGTAATGTTACTGGATTTGTATACTTCCGTGACGGTACGCCAATCGGGCAGCTGCTTTCGGAAGGAGACCGAAGGCCGGTCGATTACAAAGAAATACCTTCAATTGTAATTGATGCAGTGCTCGCCATTGAAGATAACCATTTCTACGAACACATAGGCGTGGATATGAAGGGAACTCTGCGGGCCGTAAAGGAGCGGCTGCTCAATGAGAGTGTACAGACTGGGGGCAGTACGCTTACCCAGCAGCTGGCTAGACGCGTCTTTCTGAATTTGGACCGGACCGACAACCGGAAGGTTAAAGAGATGCTGCTTGCACTCAGATTAGAGCGCTTCCTTTCCAAGGAAGAAATCATCACTGCCTATTTGAACAAAGTTCCCTTCGGGAACGGTTCAAGCGGATACAATGTATATGGCATTAAAGCGGCAGCCCGCGGCATTTTTGGGATCACAGACCTCAAGAAGCTAAACATTGCAGAATGTGCCTATTTGGCAGGTCTACCCCAGCTGCCTTCAGCTTACTCTGCGTTTAACGGTAAAGGTAACTTTAACGAAGACGCCTTTAAGCGGGCCATTAAGCGCCAGCAGCTTGTTCTTCAGCGGATGCTGGAGGAGAATAAGATCACACAGGCTCAGTACGAGGAGGCTCTTGCCTTTGACATTAAAGGGGCTCTTGCTCCTAAGGCCAAGAAGGCTTACGAGAATTACCCGTATTTAATGTTTGAGACGGAACGCCAAGGTGCTCAGATCATCGCTATGCTGAACAATCCAACACTGAAGAAGAGCGACTTGTCCAAAAAGGAGAACAGTCAGCTGCTTCAGGACGCCAGACAACAGCTGATGACCGGAGGATACCAGATCTATACAACCATCGACAAGAAGGTTTATGCAGCAATGCATAAAGTATCCGATAATCCCGACAACTTCTCTCCTACCAGTAAGGCGAAAGGTCTGGAACAGGTAGCAGGCATCATGATCGACCATAAGACTGGCGCTATTCTGGGCATGATTGAAGGCCGTGATTTCTATACCGAAGAAATGAATTATGCCACCCAGATGGTACGTCAGCCCGGCTCAACCATGAAGCCAATTGCCGCTTATCTGCCTGCACTTGAAGAAGGCTTGATTCAGCCAGCAAGCATCATTGATGATTCGCCTGTCATTCTCAGAAACTATCATATTCCTGTCAACTCTTCCGGCGGCTATAAGGGCCTTGTCACTGCGCGTACAGCGCTGAATGAGTCCCGTAATATTCCGGCTCTCAAGCTGTTTAATGATAAGGTTGGTATCGAGAAAGCTTGGGCATTCGCGAAGAAGCTTGGAATCACAACGATTCAGGACGAGGATTATCAGGCACAGACCGGGGTTCTCGGAGGGCTTCGCTATGGAGTCACTGTCGAAGAGCTCACCAATGCCTACGGTTCAATTGCGAATGCAGGCGTATTTAATGACTCCTATATGATCGAGAAGATTGTGGATCCTAAGGGAAATGTAGTTTATCAGCACACCCCAGAGCCTAAACGGGTATTTTCGAAGCAAACGGCTTATTTAATGACCGATATGCTTCGTACCGTAATTTCCGAGTCAGGTTCTACCGGACATTCCATCGCATCCGACTTCAAGAAGTACGGGCAAATTCCGGCGGTTGGGAAGACTGGAACTACGCAGAATTATGCGGACGTATGGTTTGAAGGTTACACTCCGGATGTAACGCTTGGCATATGGATCGGATATACAGAGCAGGTAAATACACTGACCAGTGATGGAAAAAAACGCGCCCGCAAAATCTGGGCCAAAGTGATGAACGAAGTTACGTCAAGCGTGCCTGAGCGCTTTACAACAACCAGCTTCAAGAAACCGGATGGTATTGTTAAGAAGACGGTTTCCGGATTCAGCGGCCTGCTGCCTACTGCTCTCACACAACAAGCTGGCAAACTGAATACCGATATTTTTAATGTTAAATATGTTCCAACTAAATCGGATAATGTGCTGGTTCGTGCCAAATACGTCACATATAACGGGGTCAACTACATTCCGCGAGAAGGGACTCCTAATGACATGGTTCGCGAAAAGATCGTTATGCGCAGGGATAAGCCCATCAAGGAGCTGATAGACGACTTGCAGAAGGCCTTCTCGAAGATGAGGGGCGGACACCGGGATATTAGCTATTATATTCCGAGAGATGCGAGAGAAGATGCGCCTACCAAGGTTGATCCTCGTCAGGATGACGGGCAGGCCCCTTCCTCGCCTTCCAATGTGTCCATTTCAGCTAGCGGAGGTAAAGCAACGATCTCCTTTGCCAAGAATGGCGAGAAGGATGTTGTTGGTTACAGACTTTATCGCTCTGTCAACGGCAGTGCCTTTAAGCACACCGAGTCTCTTCTCACTGGAGAAGGAACGAAATTCGGAGTATCCTCCGCATCAGGGAGTGGTTATTCCTACTATGTAACTGCGGTGGATGTAGCGGGGAAGGAATCCGCACCAAGTGCTGTCGTATCCGTCGACGGTTCAGGAACCAGCGCAGCTCCTGGAACACCTGACAGCAAGGATCCAACGGGTTCAGGCGCCTCCTTGGGCGACAGCACAGCTCCTTCGACCCCTGAGGGGTTACACGGGAAGCTAAGCGATACCGGGGTCGTCCTGACTTGGAGCAGCAATGCTTCTGATGAGATGATTACAGGCTATAACATTTACTTCTCCAGTAATGATGGCAATTACACACTGGTGGGAACCTCAAGAACTCCGAAGTACGAATATTCAGCAGCAACAATTAGCGGGTATTTCCGGGTTTCTGCCGTAAGTGCATTAGGCGAGTCAGGCCTCTCGCCCTCAATAAGAGTTGAAAAGAGTTAA
- a CDS encoding 5'-methylthioadenosine/adenosylhomocysteine nucleosidase gives MDMSTIGILGAMDEEIELLLRDMSDKQEHVHAGIRFTGGLLHGREVMVCKSGVGKVNAAATTQILIDHFGAQKVLFTGVAGAVDPKLNIGDIVISSSCQQHDMDVTPLGYSRGVIPYQEVSDFPADSSLIELAKEACARNIQSKNYLVGRVLSGDQFVASRDTVRNLYDTFQGACVEMEGSAVAQVCHMNDVPYVVLRSMSDKADGSAHVNFAEFTAEASRRSYEILSDMVRHLELG, from the coding sequence ATGGATATGAGTACAATTGGAATTTTAGGTGCGATGGATGAAGAAATTGAACTGCTGCTTCGTGATATGAGTGACAAACAGGAGCATGTACATGCCGGCATTCGCTTTACTGGCGGCTTGCTGCATGGGCGCGAGGTCATGGTGTGTAAGTCGGGCGTTGGCAAGGTGAATGCTGCAGCTACCACTCAAATCTTGATTGATCACTTTGGTGCACAGAAGGTATTGTTCACCGGGGTAGCGGGTGCAGTTGATCCTAAGCTTAATATTGGAGATATCGTCATTTCCTCCTCCTGTCAGCAGCATGACATGGATGTTACTCCATTGGGATATTCGAGAGGCGTCATTCCTTACCAGGAGGTATCGGATTTTCCTGCCGATTCTTCGCTAATCGAGCTAGCCAAGGAAGCCTGCGCTCGGAATATTCAGTCTAAGAACTATTTGGTCGGACGGGTGCTGTCAGGGGATCAGTTTGTTGCAAGCCGTGACACTGTGCGGAATTTGTATGACACATTTCAGGGGGCATGCGTCGAGATGGAGGGCTCTGCGGTAGCGCAGGTATGCCATATGAATGATGTTCCTTATGTTGTGCTGCGTTCTATGTCTGACAAAGCAGATGGATCGGCACACGTTAATTTTGCGGAATTCACAGCAGAAGCCTCTCGCCGTTCATATGAGATTTTAAGTGACATGGTGCGGCATCTTGAGCTAGGCTGA
- the ccpA gene encoding catabolite control protein A gives MTVTIYDVAREAGVSMATVSRVVNNNPNVKPQTRKKVYEAIERLGYRPNAVARGLASKKTTTVGVVIPDISNSIFAEIARGIEDIANMYHYNIILCNADKKKEKEIRVINTLLEKQVDGLLFMGGTVTEEHMQAFQTSAVPIVLCATSDENGLIPSVDIDHEAAAFDAVSTLIRHGHREIAMISGTLQDPANGYARFQGYKKALEKAGIEYQEDLVRIGNYRYESGVEAMKYFIGLKKRPTAIFAATDEMAIGAIHSIQDEGLKVPDDFSIISVDNTRMASMVRPQLTTVAQPMYDLGAVAMRLLTKLMKKETVENPRVILPHETILRLSVSHL, from the coding sequence GTGACGGTTACCATTTACGATGTGGCACGTGAAGCAGGTGTCTCGATGGCCACAGTTTCACGCGTAGTCAACAATAACCCTAATGTAAAGCCTCAAACTCGAAAAAAAGTATATGAAGCGATTGAGCGATTAGGATATCGTCCGAATGCCGTAGCAAGAGGACTCGCGAGCAAGAAGACGACCACGGTAGGCGTGGTGATTCCTGACATCTCCAACTCGATTTTTGCAGAAATTGCACGGGGTATTGAAGATATTGCAAATATGTATCATTACAACATCATTTTGTGTAATGCGGATAAGAAGAAGGAGAAGGAAATTCGGGTTATTAACACGCTGCTTGAAAAACAGGTGGACGGGCTCTTATTCATGGGCGGCACCGTGACTGAAGAGCACATGCAGGCTTTCCAGACCTCTGCAGTACCGATCGTTCTGTGTGCAACCAGCGATGAGAACGGGCTTATTCCTTCTGTTGATATCGATCATGAGGCTGCTGCGTTTGATGCGGTAAGCACACTGATCCGTCATGGTCACCGGGAAATCGCCATGATCAGTGGAACGCTTCAAGACCCTGCGAACGGTTATGCAAGATTTCAGGGATACAAGAAGGCGCTGGAGAAAGCCGGGATCGAGTATCAGGAGGATCTGGTGCGTATCGGCAATTACCGTTATGAATCAGGGGTTGAGGCAATGAAATATTTCATCGGCCTCAAGAAGCGTCCAACCGCAATCTTCGCAGCAACGGATGAAATGGCGATCGGAGCTATTCACAGCATCCAGGACGAAGGGCTGAAAGTTCCTGACGATTTCTCAATCATCAGTGTGGATAATACCCGAATGGCATCCATGGTTCGTCCTCAGCTGACTACGGTAGCTCAGCCGATGTACGACCTGGGTGCGGTGGCCATGCGCCTTCTGACCAAGCTGATGAAGAAGGAGACGGTGGAGAACCCTCGGGTAATCCTGCCGCATGAGACGATCCTCAGATTGTCTGTAAGTCATTTATAA
- the ytxJ gene encoding bacillithiol system redox-active protein YtxJ, with product MPAMTRITSIEELQNTLDASVEQPLLLFKHSTRCPISAGAHGQVTAYLHGHPNENAIYGLIHVVEDRPVSLEAASLLGVKHESPQVILVKNRKAVWDTSHSRITAEALKEILG from the coding sequence ATGCCTGCAATGACGAGAATCACCTCCATAGAAGAGCTTCAGAATACCCTGGATGCTTCAGTAGAGCAGCCGCTACTGCTTTTTAAACATAGCACCCGCTGTCCGATAAGTGCTGGCGCTCATGGGCAGGTAACGGCGTATTTGCACGGACACCCTAATGAGAATGCTATTTACGGGTTGATCCATGTCGTGGAAGATCGCCCGGTTTCTTTAGAGGCCGCCAGTCTGCTTGGAGTGAAGCATGAGTCGCCTCAAGTGATCCTGGTGAAGAATCGGAAAGCGGTGTGGGATACCTCCCATTCCCGAATTACGGCGGAGGCCCTCAAGGAAATTCTCGGTTAA
- a CDS encoding type 1 glutamine amidotransferase domain-containing protein, whose product MRLFGKRVIALVDEEFEDLELWYPVYRVREEGAEVILAGAEKGKKYIGKYGVPAVAEVSYEELRSSDFDGILVPGGWAPDKIRRYGKVLEIIREMNEARKPIGQICHAGWVLISAGILKGVEVTSTPGIRDDMENAGAIWKDEPVVTDGHIISARRPPDLPPYGKAFCDALASQS is encoded by the coding sequence TTGAGACTATTTGGAAAAAGGGTCATCGCCTTAGTCGATGAAGAATTTGAAGATTTAGAGCTGTGGTACCCAGTTTATCGGGTTCGTGAAGAAGGTGCAGAGGTCATACTGGCAGGAGCCGAAAAAGGTAAAAAGTACATCGGGAAATATGGTGTGCCTGCTGTCGCCGAGGTATCCTATGAGGAGCTTCGCAGCAGTGATTTCGATGGCATTCTTGTTCCTGGAGGCTGGGCGCCGGACAAGATCCGCCGTTATGGCAAGGTGCTTGAGATTATCCGTGAAATGAATGAAGCTCGCAAGCCGATTGGACAAATTTGCCATGCTGGATGGGTATTGATCTCCGCAGGTATTCTCAAGGGTGTTGAAGTCACGTCTACCCCCGGAATTCGAGACGACATGGAGAATGCAGGCGCAATCTGGAAAGATGAACCCGTCGTTACGGACGGACATATCATCTCGGCTCGCCGCCCGCCGGATTTGCCTCCTTATGGTAAAGCCTTCTGTGATGCACTAGCTTCCCAATCTTAA